One Glycine max cultivar Williams 82 chromosome 6, Glycine_max_v4.0, whole genome shotgun sequence DNA segment encodes these proteins:
- the LOC100803675 gene encoding immune-associated nucleotide-binding protein 9 translates to MAKTSSSNEVRTLVLVGRTGNGKSAVGNSVLGRRAFKSKSSSSGVTRVCELQRTIIKDGPIVNVIDTPGLFDGTHSAGKEIVKCIDMAKDGIHAILMVFSVKTRFSEEEQATFLALQALFGHKIVDYMIVVFTGGDELEENEETLDDYLGHECPQPLKDIMILCGNRKLLFDNKTKDKEKQLGQVQQLLTLVDMVISQNGGLPFTNELFIELKEKATMRDNQQKALDSLKGYSKEEMFEIKMQMQQKYDDELKRMINMVESKLKEETANLLKKLEEERVARLKAEENYRSFQNASNDEIRRLKEDLEKANRRRDPGLPFPFNLLIPFRGRRPIPPPCPIL, encoded by the exons ATGGCAAAAACATCCTCGTCTAATGAAGTTAGGACACTAGTTTTAGTCGGACGTACTGGCAATGGCAAGAGTGCAGTAGGAAATAGTGTTCTTGGAAGGAGAGCCTTCAAATCGAAGTCAAGCTCCTCTGGTGTAACACGTGTTTGTGAATTGCAAAGAACTATTATAAAGGATGGACCAATTGTTAATGTTATTGACACCCCAG GACTATTTGATGGAACTCATTCTGCAGGAAAGGAAATAGTCAAATGTATTGATATGGCCAAGGATGGAATTCATGCTATTCTTATGGTATTCTCTGTTAAAACTCGTTTTTCTGAAGAAGAACAAGCTACATTTCTTGCCTTGCAAGCATTGTTTGGCCACAAAATTGTTGACTATATGATCGTGGTTTTCACCGGAGGAGATGAGCTAGAAGAAAATGAGGAGACACTTGATGATTATTTAGGTCATGAGTGTCCACAACCTCTTAAG GATATTATGATCCTATGTGGCAATCGTAAACTACTTTTTGATAATAAGACTAAGGATAAAGAAAAGCAATTAGGACAAGTTCAACAACTTCTTACTCTCGTCGACATGGTTATATCACAAAATGGTGGACTACCATTTACAAACGAGTTATTTATAGAATTAAAG GAGAAAGCAACAATGCGGGATAACCAACAAAAAGCACTTGACTCCTTAAAAGGATATTCAAAAGAAGAAATGTTTGAGATTAAAATGCAAATGCAACAAAAATATGACGACGAGCTAAAACGAATGATTAATATg GTTGAATCAAAGTTGAAGGAAGAAACTGcaaatcttttgaaaaaattggaAGAAGAAAGAGTTGCTAGACTTAAGGCTGAGGAAAACTATAGGTCATTTCAAAATGCATCAAATGATGAAATTCGAAGACTTAAAGAAGATCTAGAAAAGGCAAATAGAAGAAGAGATCCTGGGCTTCCTTTTCCATTTAACCTATTGATTCCTTTCCGGGGTAGGAGACCAATTCCACCTCCTTGtcccattctttga
- the LOC100804204 gene encoding transcription elongation factor SPT6-like, with amino-acid sequence MGRRRRRETFPHEEDEREKIRKKGKIKESVTFEVDDDDEEDLDVFENDGFIVDDAEDDEEEEGENKKQAQKKKKERKSLKNIVLDDEDLELIRENKSFNQETLRDGKFKRLRKAGVDSELMEYSSDDGVSLFDDIAEDETNDDVEDDMADFIVDDEDVIYGKGDSLRQKKLKGIKNSPAFSKDKHSFGKEGQLENHIGKVQIHATKSDDPNKYKSFIPTDMHTAGEDNCVNDMDIPERMQIIQDIVGSAIDRMSIEEESSWILCQLASNINPLFNEAKSCRLVNTAKREDIISFLELHHTMKYDIPFIAMYRKEQCLSLLEDPKAEELENIFNDIERKPMLKWHQMLWIIQELDKKWLFLQKRKSLLMEYYNKHFEEEREMSFLVDESSFHKQIFDSITNMLKKAETESEIDDIDRKFNLHFPPAEVFLDSGFKRPLTKSYYTNCNKAGLWSLANKFGDPEKFGSLVTLEKVGTNSEEDPQESPEEIASMYKCQTFQTTEAVLKGARHMAAVMLSSEIPFRKYVRTIFMDKALVSTSPTIKGNTTIDSFHEFAGVKWLRDKPLSKFEDSQWLFIQKAEEEKLLQVKIELPDHTINELTMTCKDSYLKDGEGISTRIWNEQRKLIMQDAISNFLLPAMEKDARALLNAKAKNWLLMKYAKEVWNRVSVAPYLKNESDTAQKNGVMACCGGNGKPGTSFVMLDSGGKLVDVMHARSLTLRSLNIIDQQSKKNDQQCVLKFLTTYQPRVIVLGADNAFCLRLREEINEIISMMSEHNVQNFSQQMEGVPPVVLGDEGLPRLYEDSKISENQLPRQHGIVKRAVALGRYLLNPLAMVATLCGVKNEIVSWKLNTLEKFLTSDEKLEIIEWVMTDVTNQVGIDINLAIRHDWLLAPLQFVSGLGPKKAGVLHRELLGGTDVRNRRDLAKFGLDKEKVFCNAVGFLKVSCDEENFVDNGSNTLDHTRIHPESYNLSEELALAVYKKHVPDPEANFSGVNAIEYIQNDPNLLENFDLNEYADRLEIEKGEYKRITLIDIKMELLHGFKDPRIPYTELTQEEEFYMITGETGDALVEGKRVQATVRNVMSKQAFCVLDSGMTGVLFKEDFSDETENISLTDKLHQGAVLTCKIKLIDKNKCWVNLTCKLSELKNDGEQGFHDMDPYYHEGNIISISQVERADKMELGTKNFKPRMISHPNFQNITADQAKQFLADQEVGEYIFHPSSRGLSFLILSIKIFNGVYVHKDIVEGGKSQNLPELGETLKIGEETFKDINQVIEHYVNPLVVHLKDMINFRKFKKGTKAEVDELLKLEKDEYPNRIAYGFGISYEHPGTFILSYIRSRNPHHEFVAIQRKGFKFRKQIFKNIEQLVAYFQNHINDNVAPAKSCIAVGSFRESLSGGWRSNNVDQHTESIAYNDSGNGSNAGRGRGRGGRGQGRDRGGCGRGRDSGGCGRGFGHRSGSRDYFNGDDNDGSSFPSSNWGSGSRDSPDDSFGAGKSWEVRGSGEGNGGRQGRGRGRGRGSRGSQGDGQGRVPWGGNSHERGGYSDGNSDSGWGQGQDQGRGSDGNGQGRGRWGGNNSNEERNKDEESRGNGSWGFGNAGSGNENSGWGKNATPSGDGSGWGGTGGSSW; translated from the exons atgggaagaagaagaagaagagaaacgtTTCCACACGAAGAAGATGAGCGAG AGAAAAtcagaaagaaaggaaaaatcaaAGAATCTGTTACCTTCGAAGTTGACGACGACGACG AGGAAGACTTGGATGTTTTTGAGAATGATGGGTTTATTGTTGATGATGCCGAAGATGAtgaggaggaagaaggagaaaataaaaaacaagcacaaaagaagaaaaaagagag GAAATCATTGAAAAACATTGTTCTTGACGATGAGGATCTTGAGTTGATTCGCGAGAACAAGAGCTTCAATCAAGAAACATTG AGAGATGGAAAATTCAAGAGGCTTAGAAAGGCTGGTGTAGACTCTGAGCTGATGGAATACTCTTCTGATGATGGAG TATCACTCTTTGATGATATTGCTGAAGATGAGACTAACGATGATGTAGAGGATGACATGGCAGATTTTATAGTGGATGATGAAGATGTCATCTATGGTAAGGGAGATTCTCTCAG ACAAAAAAAGCTTAAAGGCATAAAAAATTCGCCTGCATTTTCGAAAGACAAACATAGTTTTGGCAAGGAAGGTCAGCTGGAAAACCACATTGGGAAAGTTCAAATTCATGCTACTAAGTCTGATGATCCTAAcaagtataaatcattcatcCCTACTGACATGCACACAGCTGGAGAGGATAACTGTGTAAATGATATGGACATACCTGAGAGAATGCAG ATAATTCAGGACATTGTAGGATCTGCAATTGACAGAATGAGTATAGAAGAAGAAAGTTCATGGATACTATGTCAACTAGCATCCAACAtaaatccattgttcaatgaGGCTAAATCCTGCAGATTAGTCAATACAGCAAAAAGGGAAGATATTATTAGTTTCTTGGAATTGCATCATACAATGAAATATGAT ATTCCATTTATTGCAATGTACCGGAAGGAACAATGCCTTAGTCTTCTAGAAGATCCAAAAGCGGAAGAATTAGAAAACATATTCAATGATATTGAAAGAAAGCCTATGTTGAAATGGCACCAG ATGCTCTGGATAATACAGGAATTGGATAAAAAGTGGTTGTTTCTTCAAAAGCGGAAGAGCTTGCTCATGGAATACTATAACAAACATTTTGAGGAAGAACGCGAAATGTCTTTCCTTGTTGATGAATCCAGTTTTCATAAGCAGATATTTGATTCAATCACCAATATGCTCAAGAAGGCTGAAACTGAGAGTGAGATTGATGATATTGATAGGAAGTTTAATTTGCATTTTCCACCAGCTGAGGTGTTTCTTGATAGTGGTTTTAAAAGGCCTCTGACAAAATCATACTACACCAATTGCAATAAGGCAGGGCTGTGGTCACTTGCAAACAAATTTGGCGATCCTGAGAAATTTGGTTCTTTAGTTACTCTTGAGAAagtg GGAACAAATAGTGAAGAAGATCCGCAGGAATCTCCAGAGGAAATAGCATCAATGTACAAGTGTCAAACCTTTCAAACTACAGAAGCTGTACTTAAAGGGGCTAGACACATG gctGCAGTGATGTTAAGCAGTGAGATTCCTTTCAGGAAATATGTGCGCACCATATTTATGGATAAGGCATTAGTTTCAACTAGCCCTACAATAAAAGGAAATACAACAATAGATTCCTTTCATGAATTTGCTGGTGTTAAGTGGCTGCGGGACAAACCTCTCTCAAAGTTTGAGGATTCCCAGTGGCTATTCATTCAGAAGGCTGAAGAAGAGAAACTTCTTCAAGTTAAAATAGAGTTGCCTGATCATACCATAAATGAATTGACAATGACTTGTAAAGATTCCTATCTCAAAGATGGTGAAGGAATATCTACTAGGATTTGGAATGAACAGCGTAAATTAATCATGCAGGATGCCATTTCAAATTTCCTTTTGCCTGCTATGGAAAAGGATGCTCGGGCATTGTTAAATGCTAAGGCTAAAAACTGGTTATTAATGAAGTATGCAAAGGAAGTGTGGAACAGAGTCTCTGTGGCACcgtatttgaaaaatgaaagtgaCACTGCACAGAAGAATGGAGTCATGGCTTGTTGTGGGGGAAATGGAAAGCCAGGTACCTCATTTGTCATGTTGGATTCTGGAGGAAAATTGGTTGATGTGATGCATGCTCGTTCACTTACACTACGATCTCTGAATATCATTGACCAGCAGAGCAAGAAAAATGATCAACAGTGTGTCCTAAAGTTCCTAACAACTTATCAACCACGTGTTATTGTACTGGGAGCAGATAATGCATTCTGTTTAAGGTTGAGGGAGGAGATTAATGAG ATTATTTCAATGATGTCGGAGCACAATGTTCAAAACTTTAGTCAACAAATGGAAGGAGTGCCACCAGTTGTGTTAGGGGATGAAGGCTTGCCTCGTCTTTATGAAGATTCAAAAATTTCTGAGAACCAGCTTCCCAGACAACATG gCATTGTCAAGAGAGCTGTGGCTCTTGGACGTTACCTTCTAAACCCGCTGGCTATGGTGGCAACATTATGTGGAGTGAAAAATGAGATTGTGTCATGGAAGTTGAACACCCTGGAGAAATTCCTAACAAGTGATGAGAAGTTAGAGATAATTGAATGGGTCATGACAGATGTTACAAACCAAGTAGGCATAGACATAAATTTGGCCATCCGACATGACTGGCTGCTAGCTCCTTTGCAGTTTGTTTCTGGTCTTGGACCCAAGAAAGCTGGCGTGTTGCATAGAGAATTACTTGGGGGTACTGATGTGAGAAATAGAAGGGATTTGGCTAAATTTGGGCTGGATAAAGAGAAGGTTTTCTGCAATGCTGTTGGCTTTTTAAAGGTTTCTTGCGATGAAGAAAACTTTGTTGACAATGGTAGCAATACTCTTGATCATACAAGAATTCATCCAGAGTCGTATAATCTTTCTGAGGAATTAGCATTAGCTGTTTACAAGAAACATGTTCCTGATCCAGAAGCTAATTTTTCTGGAGTGAATGCAATTGAATACATTCAAAATGATCCAAACCTGCTTGAGAATTTTGATTTAAATGAATATGCTGATAGATTGGAAATAGAAAAAGGTGAATACAAAAGGATTACTCTTATTGACATAAAGATGGAATTACTTCATGGATTTAAGGATCCTAGGATTCCCTATACGGAACTGACTCAAGAGGAGGAATTCTATATGATAACTGGAGAAACTGGGGATGCACTTGTTGAAGGAAAAAGAGTTCAGGCAACAGTTCGTAACGTGATGTCTAAACAGGCATTTTGTGTGCTTGACTCCGGAATGACTGGAGTACTTTTTAAGGAGGACTTTTCAGATGAAACTGAGAATATCTCTTTAACAGACAAATTGCACCAAGGTGCCGTGCTTACATGCAAGATCAAACTAATTGATAAGAACAAATGTTGGGTCAATCTGACTTGTAAATTGAGCGAGCTGAAGAATGATGGTGAGCAAGGTTTCCATGACATGGATCCTTATTATCATGAAGGAAACATCATTTCAATTAGTCAGGTGGAGAGAGCAGACAAAATGGAGCTTGGAACTAAAAATTTCAAGCCCAGGATGATTTCTCACcccaattttcaaaatataactgcaGATCAAGCAAAACAG TTCCTTGCAGATCAGGAAGTTGGGGAATATATTTTTCACCCAAGTTCAAGGGGTCTTAGTTTTTTGATCCTgtctattaaaatttttaatggagTTTATGTACACAAAGACATTGTGGAAGGTGGCAAGAGTCAAAACTTGCCTGAACTTGGAGAGACATTAAAAATAGGAGAGGAAACATTTAAGGACATAAATCAG GTTATTGAACACTATGTCAATCCATTGGTAGTTCATCTGAAAGATATGATTAATTTCCGAAAATTTAAGAAGGGCACAAAAGCTGAGGTTGATGAACTCTTAAAACTTGAGAAGGATGAATATCCAAATAGGATAGCATATGGCTTTGGCATTTCATATGAGCATCCTGGCACTTTCATCTTGTCTTACATTAGAAGTAGAAATCCACATCATGAGTTTGTTGCTATCCAGCGAAAGGGATTCAAGTTTAGGAAGcaaatattcaaaaatattgAGCAGCTGGTGgcatattttcaaaatcatatcaatGATAATGTTGCACCTGCAAAATCCTGCATAGCAGTTGGATCATTTAGGGAGTCCTTGTCTGGAGGATGGAGAAGCAACAATGTAGATCAGCACACTGAATCAATAG CTTACAATGACAGTGGAAATGGTAGTAATGCTGGTCGTGGCCGTGGCCGTGGAGGCCGTGGACAAGGCCGCGACCGTGGAGGCTGTGGACGTGGCCGTGATAGTGGAGGTTGTGGACGTGGATTTGGCCATAGATCTGGCTCTCGTGATTATTTTAATGGTGATGACAATGATGGAAGTAGTTTTCCAAGTTCAAATTGGGGCTCTGGTTCTAGAGATTCCCCTGATGATTCCTTTGGTGCAGGTAAGAGTTGGGAAGTGAGGGGTTCTGGAGAAGGCAATGGCGGGAGACAAGGTAGGGGAaggggaagaggaagaggaagtaGAGGAAGCCAAGGTGATGGCCAAGGACGTGTTCCTTGGGGTGGAAATAGCCACGAGAGAGGTGGTTATAGTGATGGCAATAGTGATAGTGGTTGGGGACAAGGTCAGGATCAGGGAAGAGGAAGCGATGGTAATGGCCAAGGACGTGGTCGATGGGGTGGAAACAACTCAAATGAAGAAAG gaACAAGGACGAAGAGAGCAGAGGAAATGGCAGTTGGGGATTCGGTAATGCTGGGTCAGGAAATGAGAACTCAGGATGGGGGAAGAATGCAACTCCCTCTGGTGATGGCAGTGGATGGGGAGGGACAGGGGGTAGTAGTTGGTAA